The sequence TGACTGTTTTTCCAAAATACAGTAAGATTAAAGATAAATTATCATATGACGATATTTTGATTGCAACAGATTTAACTTATTCTGATAAAAACCTGTTGTATTCCTTTGGTGTACAATACATGCTTTATGAATTCGCAATGTTTAGGCTTGGTTGGAAACAGGGTTTAACTGCAGGTTTGGGGTTCTTGTTGTCTGATTTTCAGCTTGATTATGCGTTTGTATCGAAAGATTTTACTAATTTTCACAAAATTGGTTTTAGTTACAGGTTTGGTAAAAAAGAAGATATTGAAACTAAAATTGCCCCCACGTTTACAGAAGAATTTCAAAAGGTATATCAACAGTCGTGCAGGATATATGATAGGTTTTTTAGAGAGGCAACAACATATGCCGAGTTGGAAAAATACGAAGAAGCAATTATATTACTTAAAAAGGCGATACCGCTCAAACCAGAAGATAATTCGCCCGCAAAACAATTATTGAACACTTGCGAACAGACAATCATTGCTAATAAAATGAACGTCTATATTACAGAGGCGAGAAAAAATATAAGTAAAAATAATTTTGTAGAAGCGTATAAATCATACTTAAAAGCGTTCGATATAAACCCTGAAGACAAAAATATAAAAACATTTTTAGACGATATTTATGACCGTGTGTCGCAACCAGTGAAAAAAGCAGACCCAAATAAAATCATGATTGACAAAGTAATATATGAATATTCGCAGGGAATAGAAAACAATATCAATTCTATGCTTGAAAAAAATGATTTTAATAGAGCAGAGAAAGAATTTACAAAACTACACCTGTTAATACCTGAGTTAGAACAAACAAAAACAGTTAAAAGAAAAATAAAAGACAGAAAGGACTTGTATGTATACAGCTTTGTAACAAAGGGTATAAAATGTCTTGGAGAAGATAAGCCGGATGAAGCATATTTTAATTTTTCAGAAGCAGCAAAATTAAGTCCCGATGATACGGGTATAAAAGACCAAAAAGAGATAGCAAAAAAGAAATATCTTGCAAAGAAAAAATATTCAATAGAAGATAATGTATATTCAGATAAGCTGTATTGTCTAGCTGCTATTAACTTTGCTACGGATGAGACATCTTTGTCTACATATGAAGAATTGAAAAATTTCAATACTGTATATGAAAGCTTGCCTGTATTAGAAAATGCTTTACTTGACGCTAATTTAATACAGAGACAAAAGCCATAATTACAGTAGAATGTAAAAGGAGGTATTATGAGTAAAAGAAGTGTTGTTGTTTGGTTGTTGGTTGTTGGTTTTGTTGTGGCGGTTGGACAGGGTTCTGCTTTTGCCTATGGTGAACAGATTGAAAGTTCTCTTGGTAATCTTTTTAACTGGATAACGAAAGTTCTCGGTGGTGCGGCGGTGCTTGGTGGATTAATATTCACCGGAATAAGAGTTTCAATGCACGATGAAAATGCGTTCAAAACAGGACTCAAGGTTATCGGTGGAGGAATAATCATTTTTGCAGCAAAAAATATAGTTGACCTGCTACAGGCGATATTTAAATAATTATGAAACCAGTATACACTTATAAAGCATTGTCAAATACCATATTTTTCTTTGGTTTCCAGCCTATTGACGTGGGTATAATACTGGTTTCCACTTTAATGGTATGGGGTGGTACAAATTCATATAAAATAGGTCTTGTTTGGCTTTGTTTGGTGTTTTTTCTCGGCAAAAAGTTGAAACATAGGTCTGGCGGGTCAGAAAAAGCTTTTTTGCTTTTTATGACCACACCTAACAAGTTGGGTGTAAGCACCAGAGATATCCCGGCTTATCGGAGTATAAAATGCCAAAAATAAATCCGACTACTATCAGAGATATATTCCAAACATCTAAACTCCCGTCCGTACACCAACTTCTTAACCTTTGGGCGGTAGAAGATGAAGCAATAGTCGGGTTAGATCTACAAATGACATTTGCATACGAGATTATTCTGCCGGACTTAACTGTAAAATCAGATGAAGAATTAAAAGATTATTTTCAGATGATAAAAAATTGCTTACACTCTTTGCCTGATAATACGACATTGCAATTTCTTGTAAAAATTACAAAAGGTGCAGAAGAAAAAATAAAGGAATACCAAGACACCACACACCCTGCAGACGATGTAGCTAAACTGATTGTTGATAATAAATTAGAGCATCTAAGAAGTGTTTTTACACAGACACGTAGATATTTTATGTTTTTGACAACCACATCGACGAATAATGATACAAAAAAACTAAAAACACCTATGTTTTCTATAATCAACGATAACTTCAAAAAAATAACCCAAGGAATACATGATGTAAGAATTGAAAAACTGAAAGAAATATCTCGAAGTATTATTTCTTTGTTAAACGGAATAGGCATACCTACTATAATACTAGATGAAAAAGCAATAAGTGACCTTTTTTACAATCATTTGAATCCGGGCCGGGCTGAAACTCTCGGGCTTGGTAAAATAGATAAAGAGAAAACGCTACGCTCACAAATATGTTTCAATGCCTGCAAAAACGAATTTGACCATGTATATATCGACGGTTATTATTATCGGGCGGTAAATCTGCATATTCGTCCGGAGACAATAGATTTTTCTATGTTTTATAGACTTATGTCATGTTTAAGTCCTGACTGCGATGTTTCTGTTGCCTTAAATACAAGCAATCAAGACGACCTTATTAAACAAGTTCAACTTACGGGAACGATTGCAAAAAACATCAATCAGCTAAGCGGTTTCAAAAAAAATTATGAAGCACAATCAAAATCAGATGAAGCCGACCAACTTATAGACGAGATAAAAACAACATTCCAAAAACTATTCAATTATTCATTTACCGTTGTTTTAAAAGAACGCACTCTTGAAAAACTCACTGCTAAAACAAATGCTTGTCTTCAACTTTTCCGACTGCTTGGGGAATCTGAGGGTATAATAGATGATATGAATCATCTATTGCTTTTTCTGTCTGTATTACCAAATCACAGCCACTTGAACTTCAAGAAACACGTCTTCCAGTCAGAAGCAGTATCGCAGATGATACCTACTTCGGCGTCCTGGACTGGAAGTAAAGAACCGAAAATCCTTTTCCAAACAGAAGACGACCAACTTTTGCCAATTAATCTTTTTGATCCCTTATTACCTGCAAAACACGGTCTTGTGTTAGGACAAACAGGTGGCGGCAAATCTTTTACCACAAATTTCCTTCTTACTAACTTTTTCATCGAATCTGAAAAAAATCATATAGTAATAATTGACGTGGGTGGCAGTTACAGAAAATTATGTAAACTGTTTGGCGGGCAGTATCTCGAAATAGAACTTT is a genomic window of Elusimicrobiota bacterium containing:
- a CDS encoding TrbC/VirB2 family protein, whose translation is MSKRSVVVWLLVVGFVVAVGQGSAFAYGEQIESSLGNLFNWITKVLGGAAVLGGLIFTGIRVSMHDENAFKTGLKVIGGGIIIFAAKNIVDLLQAIFK
- a CDS encoding ATP-binding protein — translated: MPKINPTTIRDIFQTSKLPSVHQLLNLWAVEDEAIVGLDLQMTFAYEIILPDLTVKSDEELKDYFQMIKNCLHSLPDNTTLQFLVKITKGAEEKIKEYQDTTHPADDVAKLIVDNKLEHLRSVFTQTRRYFMFLTTTSTNNDTKKLKTPMFSIINDNFKKITQGIHDVRIEKLKEISRSIISLLNGIGIPTIILDEKAISDLFYNHLNPGRAETLGLGKIDKEKTLRSQICFNACKNEFDHVYIDGYYYRAVNLHIRPETIDFSMFYRLMSCLSPDCDVSVALNTSNQDDLIKQVQLTGTIAKNINQLSGFKKNYEAQSKSDEADQLIDEIKTTFQKLFNYSFTVVLKERTLEKLTAKTNACLQLFRLLGESEGIIDDMNHLLLFLSVLPNHSHLNFKKHVFQSEAVSQMIPTSASWTGSKEPKILFQTEDDQLLPINLFDPLLPAKHGLVLGQTGGGKSFTTNFLLTNFFIESEKNHIVIIDVGGSYRKLCKLFGGQYLEIELSEEFAFNPFPSKEMAIIKRKDTEAGIEIELDNDVVSFLTNLIQKMLKLPSLEGKEQKIFENAITETYKHSKMDPPLLNSLHYQLLNYKGDESDKKIAKEYGKNLEFWTTGRYGRLLNRPSSLKADARIVVFDLQKLNEEPDLQSVIFFLISSVIENKLKDKTLKKMIVIDEGWKFFNDEVGSLLIQNLYRTARKFNAGILSISQSPVDFLSTKAANAIISNSFIKYILRLKTGFDLLTQFELNQQEIEKVKNLRSESGKYKEVFLKFSEHNRVIKIHPSKLDYWICTTDPNDTMTENIMREKHPDWSDWQIIKGLAGIK